A genomic window from Anthocerotibacter panamensis C109 includes:
- a CDS encoding NINE protein, with protein MRNKIIASMLAFFLGWFGAHKFYLGQTGWGIAYLLLCWTGVPFIAGFVEFLILLSTSDEVFDHRFNSALPSGTNFNLLEQAQGIEKLAELYNKGLITDEEFETKRRQLLERM; from the coding sequence ATGCGAAACAAGATCATTGCCTCTATGCTCGCCTTTTTTCTAGGGTGGTTTGGAGCGCATAAGTTTTATCTGGGGCAGACGGGCTGGGGAATAGCATATCTGCTGCTTTGTTGGACCGGGGTGCCTTTTATTGCTGGGTTTGTGGAATTTCTCATCCTCCTGTCCACCTCTGACGAAGTGTTTGACCACCGGTTTAACAGCGCCTTGCCGTCGGGGACGAACTTCAACCTCTTGGAACAGGCCCAGGGTATCGAGAAATTGGCCGAGCTATACAACAAAGGTCTGATTACCGACGAAGAATTCGAAACCAAGCGCAGGCAGTTATTGGAGCGGATGTAG
- a CDS encoding helix-hairpin-helix domain-containing protein — protein MSKTRSVPNWFYASVLPGVGWLTLLWAGYRARERAWILAALVYGALSLVGLAVNLSPIFVLAWIAGIVHLALVKDRYSTNLSLTDAQTAIRTLEQAHQAREMGVRIDVNQATQHELVYKLNLPIIQANKILQLRQAGVLFTCMEELSAYTGIPLAKLQAVAPVMHFSYYEFGSGFERWTRVNALSAAEIVREFDLSLELSQRLVIERDERGAFTSLAQLRERIALPYDQLGKMV, from the coding sequence GTGTCGAAGACACGGTCAGTCCCCAACTGGTTCTACGCCTCGGTCTTGCCTGGAGTAGGCTGGCTGACGCTACTCTGGGCGGGCTATCGGGCTCGAGAGCGGGCCTGGATTCTGGCAGCACTGGTCTATGGGGCGTTGAGTTTGGTCGGATTGGCGGTCAATCTCTCTCCAATATTTGTCCTCGCCTGGATCGCTGGGATCGTCCACCTTGCGCTGGTCAAAGACCGCTACAGCACCAACCTTAGCCTCACCGACGCACAGACGGCGATCCGCACCTTGGAGCAGGCGCATCAGGCTCGCGAAATGGGTGTACGCATTGACGTCAACCAAGCCACGCAGCACGAACTGGTCTATAAGCTCAACCTCCCTATCATCCAAGCCAACAAAATCCTCCAATTGCGTCAGGCAGGGGTCCTCTTTACCTGCATGGAAGAGCTGTCTGCTTACACCGGCATTCCTCTGGCTAAATTGCAAGCTGTAGCACCAGTGATGCACTTTAGCTACTATGAGTTTGGGTCGGGCTTTGAGCGCTGGACTCGGGTCAATGCCCTGAGTGCAGCAGAGATCGTCCGAGAATTTGACCTCAGCCTGGAGTTGAGCCAGCGTCTGGTCATCGAGCGCGACGAACGCGGCGCTTTCACCTCGTTAGCTCAGTTGCGCGAGCGGATTGCTTTGCCCTATGACCAGTTGGGCAAAATGGTTTAG
- a CDS encoding pyridoxamine 5'-phosphate oxidase family protein: MSGWTHPESPFHAGEIAIQERLGVRDQIDKQARRIVRDYLPEQHRLFFAQLPFLLVGTVVQGHPWASILVDKPGFLSTPDERTLHVASRPLLGDPLAHHLSEGIDMGLLGIEFHTRRRNRLNGVVVASDATGFTLQVGQSFGNCPMYIQSRTVEWLERAEDFAPPLYELTTLGPPERTLIGTADTFFIATAFRGDAAGRAKGVDVSHRGGKPGFVRIEDERTLMIPDFTGNFHFNTLGNLLLDPHAGLLFLDFKQGDLLYLTGTAELIWEPQAIQAFAGAERLLRFHLTGGRRVVGSLPLRWSDPVCSPFLERMG; this comes from the coding sequence ATGTCAGGCTGGACCCACCCGGAATCTCCCTTTCACGCAGGAGAAATCGCCATCCAAGAGCGTCTTGGTGTGCGCGACCAAATCGACAAGCAGGCTCGCCGGATAGTCCGGGATTATCTACCGGAACAACACCGTTTGTTTTTCGCACAACTGCCCTTCTTATTGGTAGGTACAGTGGTCCAAGGCCATCCTTGGGCCTCGATCCTGGTGGATAAACCGGGCTTCCTCTCTACGCCGGACGAACGTACGCTGCACGTAGCAAGTAGGCCGCTCTTGGGCGACCCCCTAGCCCACCATTTGTCCGAGGGCATAGATATGGGTTTGCTGGGCATCGAATTCCATACCCGCCGTCGCAACCGCCTGAATGGGGTCGTGGTAGCAAGCGACGCGACAGGTTTTACCCTCCAGGTAGGACAGAGTTTTGGCAATTGCCCGATGTATATCCAGTCCCGCACGGTTGAATGGCTGGAGCGGGCCGAGGATTTCGCGCCCCCGCTTTATGAATTGACCACTCTAGGCCCTCCAGAACGCACATTGATCGGGACTGCCGATACCTTTTTTATTGCCACGGCCTTTCGAGGGGACGCCGCCGGTAGGGCCAAGGGCGTGGATGTTTCTCATCGCGGGGGGAAGCCCGGATTTGTACGGATTGAGGATGAGCGCACCCTCATGATTCCTGATTTCACGGGCAACTTTCACTTCAATACTTTGGGTAACCTACTCCTCGATCCCCACGCTGGCCTTTTGTTCCTCGACTTTAAGCAGGGGGATCTACTCTATCTGACGGGTACTGCCGAACTGATTTGGGAGCCGCAAGCAATCCAGGCGTTTGCTGGGGCCGAACGCTTGCTGCGCTTTCATCTGACCGGAGGCCGCCGGGTGGTAGGAAGTTTGCCCCTGCGCTGGTCAGATCCAGTATGCTCTCCTTTCTTGGAGCGAATGGGTTAG
- a CDS encoding glutathione S-transferase family protein has product MSQPIRLYRHPLSGHSHRVELFLSLLNLPFEKLDVDLATAAHKQPDFLKLNPFGQLPVLEDNGVIIADSNAILVYLATKYADARWLPRDPQGAAAVQRWLSVAAGQIAYGPAAARLVKVFGAKLDHERAKALTDGLFKHLEDHLSTRLFLVENSPTIADVAGYTYIAHAPEGEVSLEPYPQIRAWLTRIEQLPGFVPMVKTSVGLAV; this is encoded by the coding sequence ATGTCTCAGCCCATCCGTCTTTATCGCCACCCACTCTCCGGTCACTCCCACCGCGTTGAACTTTTCCTGTCGCTATTGAATCTGCCCTTTGAAAAGTTAGATGTTGACCTCGCGACTGCCGCGCACAAACAACCGGACTTCCTCAAGCTCAACCCTTTCGGTCAACTGCCTGTCCTAGAGGATAATGGCGTGATTATTGCCGACTCCAACGCCATCCTGGTCTACCTCGCCACCAAGTACGCTGATGCCCGTTGGTTGCCCCGAGACCCGCAAGGAGCGGCAGCGGTCCAACGTTGGCTCTCTGTCGCCGCCGGTCAGATTGCCTACGGCCCTGCTGCGGCGCGTTTGGTCAAGGTCTTCGGAGCCAAGCTGGACCACGAACGGGCCAAGGCCCTTACTGACGGACTGTTTAAGCACTTAGAAGACCATCTGAGCACGCGACTATTCCTGGTCGAAAATAGCCCGACGATTGCAGATGTGGCAGGCTATACCTATATCGCCCATGCGCCTGAAGGAGAGGTCTCCCTGGAGCCCTATCCTCAGATCCGGGCGTGGCTGACCCGCATCGAGCAATTGCCCGGTTTTGTACCCATGGTGAAAACCTCTGTTGGTTTAGCTGTTTAA
- a CDS encoding YceI family protein — translation MRYPAFLLSALLAVALPVQAQSRTLTIEKGTASYQSRDVFSAWTGITPQVSGLIRFEDQTGELQEGKIQVQLGSIDSKNGARDARMRNEFLQTEKFPTATFTVTALEGFPKFSDWKEWGNRQHGKISGDLTIRDITHPVIFEGEAVYTGRELRLQATGKIKMSDFGITPPNLLFVTVDDTVGLKLDAVARPSVLPAP, via the coding sequence TTGCGTTATCCTGCGTTTTTGCTGAGCGCCCTCTTGGCTGTAGCCCTTCCAGTCCAGGCACAGAGCCGGACTCTGACAATTGAAAAGGGCACAGCCAGCTATCAGAGTCGAGATGTCTTCAGTGCCTGGACGGGTATAACCCCGCAGGTGAGTGGGCTCATTCGCTTCGAGGACCAGACCGGGGAGCTACAAGAAGGGAAAATTCAGGTCCAATTGGGGAGCATCGATTCTAAAAATGGCGCGCGCGATGCCCGGATGCGCAATGAATTTCTTCAGACGGAGAAATTCCCGACCGCCACCTTTACCGTCACGGCGCTAGAGGGCTTCCCAAAATTCTCTGACTGGAAGGAATGGGGTAACCGTCAACACGGCAAAATCAGCGGGGATCTCACCATCCGTGATATCACCCACCCGGTCATCTTTGAGGGCGAGGCGGTCTATACAGGTCGGGAACTGCGCCTGCAAGCGACCGGGAAGATCAAGATGTCCGATTTTGGGATTACACCACCCAACCTGCTTTTTGTAACGGTTGACGACACTGTGGGTCTGAAATTGGATGCGGTTGCCCGTCCGAGTGTCCTCCCCGCCCCCTGA
- a CDS encoding DEAD/DEAH box helicase family protein: MVRTPTLTFDRGTLVLHPPPRGKSWHDYATWDDRIERFRIPAHQYRHLVEALQQENISFTDEARAFVTLELVASFQRTPYPHQQEALTAWRQQGRRGVVVLPTASGKTYLAQLAMEATPRSTLVIVPTLDLMHQWYAHLRAAFPDREVGLLGGGSRDTSPLLVATYDSAAIHAETLGNRYGLLIFDECHHLPGDFYRTVAEYSLAPYRLGLTATPERADGRHTDLEVLIGPEVYRRGAEALAGDALAPYEVVQIHVRLSLQERARYDELLQTRNAFLQSAQINLRTGWQEFVRASATMPGGRRAMLAHNEARAIALGTHSKLRVLEDLIAQHYPEQTLIFTHDNNTVYRISQDFLIPAITHQTPVKERYQILQAFREGRYRTLVAAHVLDEGVDVPEARVAILLAGSGSTRQFIQRLGRVLRKGASLDKRAILYEVVAEATLEEATSQRRRGSTSPQTAYETRSHAALRAADAPSPWGGANPEAVTADPSESKDRSGFDRDLPDASGTDAGGT, encoded by the coding sequence ATGGTCCGCACTCCCACGCTTACCTTTGACCGGGGCACGCTGGTCTTACATCCTCCACCCCGAGGCAAAAGCTGGCATGATTACGCTACTTGGGATGACCGGATCGAGCGCTTCCGTATCCCGGCGCACCAGTACCGCCACTTAGTCGAGGCTCTTCAGCAAGAGAATATCTCGTTCACGGACGAGGCGCGGGCTTTTGTGACGCTGGAGTTGGTTGCTAGCTTTCAGCGCACACCCTACCCGCACCAACAAGAAGCCCTCACCGCTTGGAGACAGCAGGGGCGTAGGGGGGTGGTCGTCTTGCCCACGGCGAGCGGCAAGACCTATCTCGCCCAATTGGCAATGGAAGCGACCCCGCGCAGTACCTTGGTCATCGTGCCGACGTTGGACCTGATGCACCAATGGTACGCCCATTTGAGAGCAGCCTTTCCTGACCGGGAGGTGGGGCTGTTGGGGGGTGGGTCGCGCGATACGAGTCCGCTTTTAGTGGCAACCTATGACAGTGCTGCGATCCACGCCGAGACGCTAGGCAACCGTTATGGTTTGTTGATTTTTGACGAATGCCACCATTTGCCTGGAGATTTTTACCGGACAGTGGCAGAATATTCCCTTGCGCCCTATCGCTTGGGACTCACAGCGACCCCAGAGCGGGCAGATGGCAGACACACGGATCTAGAAGTGCTGATTGGTCCAGAGGTCTATCGCCGGGGAGCGGAAGCCTTAGCCGGGGATGCCCTCGCGCCCTACGAAGTGGTCCAGATCCATGTCCGGCTCTCCCTCCAGGAACGGGCTCGCTACGACGAACTTTTGCAGACGCGCAACGCTTTTCTCCAGTCCGCGCAAATCAACTTGAGGACCGGTTGGCAGGAATTTGTCCGCGCCAGTGCCACCATGCCCGGAGGTCGGCGCGCCATGCTCGCCCACAACGAGGCGCGAGCAATAGCCCTTGGCACACACAGTAAACTGCGCGTCCTCGAAGACCTCATCGCCCAGCATTACCCCGAACAGACGCTCATTTTCACCCATGACAACAACACCGTGTACCGCATCTCCCAGGATTTCCTCATCCCCGCGATTACCCATCAGACCCCTGTGAAAGAGCGCTATCAGATTTTGCAAGCCTTCCGGGAGGGGCGTTATCGTACCTTGGTAGCAGCGCATGTCCTCGATGAAGGGGTGGATGTGCCCGAGGCGCGCGTGGCGATTTTGTTGGCGGGGAGCGGTTCGACGCGCCAATTTATCCAGCGGTTGGGGCGGGTTTTGCGCAAAGGGGCGAGCCTCGACAAGCGGGCTATTCTGTATGAAGTCGTGGCTGAGGCTACTCTGGAGGAGGCTACTTCCCAGCGCAGACGCGGTTCGACCAGCCCTCAGACCGCCTACGAGACCCGAAGCCATGCTGCCCTCCGAGCTGCTGATGCACCGTCCCCATGGGGAGGGGCTAACCCCGAAGCGGTTACCGCTGACCCCAGCGAATCTAAAGACCGCTCAGGCTTTGATCGAGATCTTCCAGACGCATCAGGGACGGACGCAGGGGGAACTTGA
- a CDS encoding Rpn family recombination-promoting nuclease/putative transposase produces MKTDSLFYELFQKFPDTLFALTGQPTDLAANYRFTSEEVKQTTFTLDGIFIPQPADQPIYFVEVQFQKDPDLCSRMFTELMLFLRHHTPRREWQAVIIVPTRSLAPRIEPAYDIFAPRLQVICLKELLESEHVGVELVRLVAATRKQAPVQAKRLLKRAQREVGSAAQEAIEDFIGTIMVYKFPLLSRQELEAMLDLGSIKKSRVYQEGREEGREEGESIGEIRGERHALLRMLNRKFGPLPQKVTSWLNSVESKAGLEQLMDRVIDAQSLEEFEME; encoded by the coding sequence ATGAAGACCGACTCTTTGTTTTATGAACTCTTCCAAAAGTTCCCTGACACCCTGTTTGCCCTGACCGGACAGCCCACCGATTTAGCCGCCAACTACCGGTTCACCTCCGAGGAAGTCAAGCAAACCACTTTCACCCTGGATGGCATTTTTATCCCCCAACCAGCCGACCAGCCCATTTATTTTGTGGAGGTGCAGTTCCAGAAAGACCCAGATTTATGCTCCAGAATGTTCACAGAGCTTATGCTGTTTCTGCGCCACCACACCCCCAGGCGGGAATGGCAAGCCGTCATCATCGTGCCAACGCGCAGTCTGGCTCCCAGGATTGAACCCGCCTATGACATTTTTGCTCCCCGGTTACAGGTGATTTGCTTGAAAGAATTGCTGGAATCGGAGCATGTGGGGGTGGAATTGGTCCGGTTGGTGGCGGCTACCCGCAAACAGGCTCCGGTGCAGGCGAAAAGATTGCTGAAGCGTGCCCAGCGTGAGGTAGGCAGTGCAGCACAGGAGGCAATCGAGGATTTTATCGGTACAATCATGGTGTACAAGTTCCCATTGTTGAGTCGTCAGGAGCTAGAGGCCATGCTGGATTTGGGCAGCATAAAAAAATCTCGGGTATATCAGGAAGGCCGGGAAGAAGGTCGGGAAGAAGGTGAGTCTATTGGTGAAATTCGTGGTGAGCGCCATGCCCTGCTACGGATGCTAAACCGAAAATTTGGTCCACTTCCCCAGAAAGTTACTTCTTGGCTCAACTCAGTGGAATCTAAAGCTGGGCTAGAGCAACTCATGGATAGGGTGATTGATGCTCAATCCTTAGAGGAGTTTGAGATGGAATAA
- a CDS encoding RHS repeat-associated core domain-containing protein — translation MIALTDDTGTIQTSYNYSPYGKKQTTGFASDSSYGFTAREDDGTGFYYYRARYYNPDQKRFVAEDPLEFGGGDSNFYAYVGSDPVNRTDPSGNGPMGAAAGALVGGATGTIVGGAGGTLALPGGGTIAGAAGLGQVGALAGGAIGSLTEDFGGVAGSALENLGSFIQNSFGSLFPAYNEVRNTPDQDAVIQLAKEAKRKGGVSPDEAKDLVDLAGQCGVPARGSEAHPNRPHGKNPHIHVGPVDHIPVR, via the coding sequence GTGATAGCGCTGACTGACGATACAGGGACGATACAAACAAGCTACAACTACAGTCCCTATGGCAAGAAGCAGACCACGGGCTTTGCTAGTGATAGCTCCTATGGCTTCACTGCCCGGGAGGATGATGGGACCGGCTTCTACTACTACCGAGCAAGATACTACAACCCGGACCAGAAGCGGTTTGTGGCGGAAGATCCTTTGGAGTTTGGAGGTGGGGATAGTAATTTTTATGCGTATGTTGGGAGTGACCCAGTAAATCGCACTGATCCCAGTGGCAATGGGCCAATGGGTGCTGCTGCTGGGGCATTAGTTGGCGGAGCAACAGGTACTATCGTTGGTGGCGCTGGTGGAACCCTTGCCCTTCCTGGTGGTGGGACAATTGCTGGTGCTGCGGGTTTGGGACAAGTTGGAGCGTTAGCTGGCGGAGCTATAGGTTCGCTAACTGAGGATTTCGGTGGAGTAGCAGGGTCGGCACTTGAGAATCTAGGTAGCTTCATCCAAAATTCTTTTGGTTCTTTATTTCCAGCCTATAATGAAGTAAGGAATACTCCTGACCAAGATGCGGTTATCCAATTAGCAAAAGAAGCTAAGCGTAAAGGTGGAGTTTCACCTGACGAAGCGAAAGATTTGGTTGATCTAGCAGGCCAATGCGGAGTACCAGCGAGAGGGTCAGAAGCTCATCCAAATCGCCCTCATGGAAAAAACCCACATATCCATGTAGGCCCAGTTGATCACATACCAGTAAGGTAA
- a CDS encoding DUF4279 domain-containing protein encodes MQFQDFLAITLTSKALLPHTVTKALNVMPTETWEMNSLITERGKIRYHHSGWSIKLPSTGSQDLETLGDTLLDMLLPKWDLLEDICKDWEAEISCVLHIGDHPPPVHFSSRFIKAIARLNAEIDIDIYVMDISD; translated from the coding sequence ATGCAATTTCAAGATTTCCTTGCTATAACGCTAACAAGCAAAGCACTACTTCCTCACACTGTTACAAAAGCATTGAATGTTATGCCCACTGAAACATGGGAGATGAACTCACTAATTACTGAGCGAGGTAAAATAAGGTATCACCATAGTGGCTGGTCTATAAAGCTACCGTCTACAGGATCGCAAGACTTAGAGACTCTTGGTGATACTTTATTGGATATGCTTCTGCCAAAGTGGGATCTGCTAGAAGATATTTGTAAGGATTGGGAAGCAGAGATTTCCTGCGTTTTACACATTGGCGATCATCCACCACCAGTTCATTTCTCCAGTAGGTTTATAAAAGCAATTGCAAGGCTAAATGCGGAAATAGATATAGATATTTATGTTATGGATATCTCCGATTAA
- a CDS encoding polymorphic toxin type 33 domain-containing protein, whose translation MGILAATAYTIGSGGTLVAVGAGQILAACLAGGAVGAAIPDPSFGSSCGCSGLRPNQPLPQYYGADETEQENETGQERDWRQDKELTKEEIEALKRGGEDIHGLKGKKNAAKRDLYKDKNGNIFVKPKGGQCEGEDTGLNINDYF comes from the coding sequence GTGGGAATCCTTGCTGCAACAGCTTACACTATCGGCTCAGGCGGAACCCTAGTAGCCGTGGGAGCAGGACAGATTTTAGCCGCCTGTCTTGCAGGAGGCGCTGTCGGTGCTGCAATACCTGACCCTTCGTTTGGTAGTAGCTGTGGCTGTAGTGGTCTCAGACCAAATCAACCGCTGCCTCAATACTATGGAGCAGATGAAACAGAGCAAGAAAATGAAACTGGGCAAGAAAGAGATTGGAGGCAAGACAAGGAACTTACCAAGGAAGAGATTGAGGCCTTAAAAAGGGGTGGAGAAGATATACACGGTCTCAAAGGGAAAAAGAATGCTGCCAAGCGAGACTTATATAAAGATAAAAATGGTAACATATTTGTAAAGCCCAAAGGGGGTCAGTGTGAAGGTGAAGATACAGGTCTGAACATTAATGATTACTTCTAG
- a CDS encoding RHS repeat domain-containing protein, with translation MNRRTSASGNSAAAPKDSDLSTVAVNALNQYTSVNGQAFTHDPNGNQTQGLTGNNSYTATWDARDRLVSLSRAGFTASFTYDALGRRTSRTVNGQQQTYLYDGSDIISETGSKNAIYTHGPGIDEPLLRKATGNEYYLSDILGSVIALTDDTGTIQTSYNYSPYGKKQTTGFASDSAYGFTAREDDGTGFYYYRARYYNPDQKRFVAEDSLELGGGDSNFYAYVGNDPVNRIDPSGNIAIVDDLIEAGIVIVVGGTVIYIGQALGKGLEQLRKLLHGLSCPLAAENGSSPHIDPNDVAGKSPQEIDDLAREKGLEPKGPDPVNGKGSYTDPVTGEQRILIHPNANDGPHAHVNNPMGQRLDVNSSVVSPNSPEAHLPIKYP, from the coding sequence GTGAACCGCCGCACTTCCGCCTCCGGGAACTCTGCTGCTGCCCCCAAAGATAGCGACCTCAGTACCGTAGCGGTCAACGCCCTCAATCAGTACACCAGTGTCAATGGACAGGCATTCACCCACGATCCGAATGGCAATCAGACCCAGGGCTTGACCGGGAATAACAGCTACACGGCGACCTGGGATGCACGCGATAGGCTCGTTTCCCTGAGCAGAGCGGGATTCACCGCTTCTTTTACCTATGACGCTTTGGGCAGAAGAACCAGCCGCACAGTCAATGGGCAACAGCAGACGTATCTCTACGATGGGTCGGACATTATCAGCGAGACGGGGAGCAAGAATGCAATCTACACTCATGGACCGGGCATCGATGAGCCACTGCTGAGAAAGGCTACCGGGAATGAGTATTACCTGTCGGATATTTTAGGCAGTGTGATAGCGCTGACTGACGATACCGGAACGATACAAACAAGCTACAACTACTCTCCCTATGGCAAGAAGCAGACCACGGGCTTTGCCAGTGATAGCGCCTATGGCTTCACTGCCCGAGAGGATGATGGGACAGGCTTCTACTACTATCGGGCACGCTACTATAACCCGGACCAGAAGCGGTTTGTGGCAGAAGATTCACTAGAGTTGGGGGGTGGGGATAGTAATTTCTATGCGTATGTAGGGAATGACCCGGTAAATCGCATTGATCCTTCTGGCAATATCGCTATTGTTGATGACTTGATAGAAGCGGGCATTGTCATAGTTGTAGGTGGTACAGTAATTTATATTGGACAAGCACTTGGCAAAGGTTTAGAGCAACTACGAAAGCTGTTGCATGGCTTGAGTTGTCCATTGGCAGCTGAGAATGGTTCTTCACCTCACATTGATCCGAATGACGTGGCTGGTAAATCACCTCAGGAAATTGATGATCTTGCAAGAGAAAAAGGGTTGGAACCCAAAGGCCCTGATCCAGTAAATGGAAAGGGTTCCTACACTGATCCAGTAACTGGTGAGCAGAGAATATTGATTCATCCGAATGCGAACGACGGCCCTCACGCTCATGTAAATAACCCAATGGGCCAACGATTGGATGTGAATAGTAGCGTCGTTTCCCCTAATTCACCGGAAGCTCATTTGCCAATCAAGTACCCCTAA